In Streptomyces nodosus, one DNA window encodes the following:
- a CDS encoding helix-turn-helix domain-containing protein, which translates to MTDGFEVPDTMTTDRLPSVVSRVTALTDRLGVPHEEVFDVPRLSVESGVPEPVVKALLGGMPAGEPDLQARFLQRLDLLRHTRLKPNGRKYTQQEIADGAGMSRQQAGALINGDRRPTMEHCDAIQRFFKVHAGFLTAEDSEALTHILQHCEQELLQQLADRERASADAAADPLERLLQDHGVRGIAWRAAQLPTDQHRDKVAEWLDMLLESVKRPEL; encoded by the coding sequence GTGACGGATGGCTTCGAGGTTCCGGACACCATGACGACGGATCGGCTGCCGTCCGTCGTCTCCCGGGTCACCGCCCTCACCGACCGACTGGGCGTACCGCACGAGGAGGTCTTCGACGTCCCGCGCCTGTCGGTCGAATCCGGTGTCCCGGAGCCGGTGGTCAAGGCCCTGCTGGGCGGAATGCCCGCCGGGGAACCCGACCTCCAGGCACGCTTTCTGCAGCGGCTCGACCTGCTGCGCCACACCCGGCTGAAACCCAACGGACGCAAGTACACCCAGCAGGAGATCGCCGACGGCGCGGGCATGTCGCGTCAGCAGGCGGGTGCCCTCATCAACGGGGACCGGCGCCCCACCATGGAGCACTGCGACGCGATCCAGCGCTTCTTCAAGGTGCACGCGGGCTTCCTCACGGCCGAGGACAGCGAGGCGCTCACCCATATCCTCCAGCACTGTGAACAGGAGCTCCTCCAGCAACTCGCCGACCGCGAGCGTGCTTCGGCCGATGCCGCGGCCGACCCGCTGGAGCGGCTGCTGCAGGACCACGGTGTGCGCGGCATCGCCTGGCGGGCCGCCCAGCTGCCCACCGACCAGCACCGTGACAAGGTCGCCGAGTGGCTGGACATGCTCCTGGAGAGCGTCAAGCGGCCCGAGTTGTGA
- a CDS encoding MAB_1171c family putative transporter: protein MDGSSYYIPAAAMACALVLKAPALLRSWRDPLLRSVCTLLTLAGLVFLFAAPPTIAKVNRLTGITNVSAPLVYCLLSAFSAACLVLVVNWRGGPPAQTRLLTRRITAGYAVVIVALVVLFALGDAPVERLRDFDTYYARTPYLRELIVLYLTAMTVAGLAMTALCWRWALQVHDWLRAGLLIIVTGYLFNLAYLATKFTAVVARWCGGDLDGLSTYAAPVLASAGAQISAVGFCLPLACRRVGDSWTTWTTYRRLGPLWHELRPVSAHAGRELRISWWSPVELQVTQRESDIHDGMLSLYPYFDPAVRSRAYDAAVATGSDPLQAEAEADAAMVAAAVRARAADPEGRVIDAAEVTLASAPHEGSRDLVRMSLALRRSPVVAAVRGQAWGPPR, encoded by the coding sequence ATGGACGGATCGAGCTACTACATACCCGCCGCCGCGATGGCGTGCGCCCTGGTCCTCAAGGCACCCGCGCTGCTGCGTTCCTGGCGCGATCCGCTGCTGCGTTCGGTGTGCACCCTGCTCACCCTGGCGGGGCTGGTCTTCCTCTTCGCCGCACCGCCGACCATCGCGAAGGTCAATCGCCTCACCGGTATCACCAATGTCTCGGCGCCCCTGGTGTACTGCCTGCTCAGCGCCTTCAGCGCCGCCTGTCTGGTGCTGGTCGTCAACTGGCGCGGCGGCCCGCCCGCCCAGACCCGTCTCCTCACCCGGCGGATCACCGCCGGATACGCCGTGGTGATCGTCGCCCTGGTGGTGCTGTTCGCCCTCGGGGACGCCCCGGTGGAGCGGCTGCGCGACTTCGACACCTACTACGCCCGCACCCCGTATCTGCGCGAGCTGATCGTGCTCTATCTGACGGCGATGACCGTCGCCGGTCTCGCGATGACCGCACTGTGCTGGCGCTGGGCCCTCCAGGTGCACGACTGGCTCCGGGCCGGGCTGCTGATCATCGTGACCGGCTATCTGTTCAACCTGGCCTATCTGGCGACCAAGTTCACGGCCGTGGTGGCCCGTTGGTGCGGCGGTGACCTGGACGGCCTGAGCACCTATGCGGCACCCGTGCTGGCCTCCGCGGGCGCGCAGATCAGCGCCGTCGGCTTCTGTCTTCCGCTGGCCTGCCGACGCGTCGGGGACAGCTGGACCACCTGGACGACCTACCGCAGGCTCGGACCGCTGTGGCACGAGCTGCGCCCGGTGTCCGCCCACGCCGGCCGGGAGCTGCGCATCTCCTGGTGGTCGCCGGTCGAACTGCAGGTGACACAGCGGGAGTCCGACATCCACGACGGCATGCTCAGCCTCTACCCCTACTTCGACCCCGCGGTCCGCTCCCGCGCCTATGACGCGGCGGTGGCGACCGGCTCGGACCCGCTCCAGGCGGAAGCCGAGGCGGACGCGGCGATGGTGGCGGCGGCCGTACGGGCCAGGGCCGCCGACCCGGAGGGCCGGGTCATCGACGCGGCGGAGGTGACCCTCGCCTCCGCTCCCCACGAGGGGTCCAGGGACCTGGTGCGGATGTCGCTGGCCCTGCGCCGGTCACCGGTCGTCGCGGCCGTCCGCGGGCAGGCCTGGGGGCCACCGCGGTGA
- a CDS encoding ABC transporter substrate-binding protein — translation MRSTGFRRTLVTLSACSLALTACGSNGDSASGKTRITVNCMPPKSAKVDRGFFEQDIASFEKKNPDIDVVAHDAFPCEDPKTFDAKLAGGQMEDVFYTYFTDAQHVVDINQAADLTPYVKDLGSYGTLQQQLRDIYTVDGKIYGIPRTGYSMGLIYNRALFQKAGLDPDKPPTTWDEVRAAAKKIAALGDGTVGYADYSAQNQGGWHFTAELYSQGGNVVSSDGKKATVDTPEGHAVLQNLHDMRWNDDSMGSKQLLVINDVQQMMGSGKLGMYLSAPDNIPILVKEKGGDYKDLALAPMPGGKGTLIGGDGYMFNKKATPEQIKAGLKWLDHMFLTPGKGFLGDYARAKKTDSPVGLPEPRLFTGAADAEDQKVKQANANVPVENYQAFLDGNQQLELKIEPPHAQQIYSVLDGVVSAVLTKKDGDIDQLLKDASGKIDGILARG, via the coding sequence ATGAGAAGCACCGGGTTCCGCCGCACCCTTGTCACACTCAGCGCCTGTTCACTCGCCCTCACCGCCTGCGGCTCGAACGGCGATTCGGCCAGTGGCAAGACCCGCATCACGGTCAACTGCATGCCGCCCAAGAGCGCAAAGGTCGACCGCGGCTTCTTCGAGCAGGACATCGCCTCCTTCGAGAAGAAGAACCCGGACATCGACGTCGTCGCCCATGACGCGTTCCCCTGCGAGGACCCCAAGACCTTCGACGCCAAGCTCGCCGGCGGCCAGATGGAGGACGTGTTCTACACGTACTTCACCGATGCCCAGCATGTCGTGGACATCAACCAGGCCGCCGACCTCACCCCGTACGTCAAGGACCTGGGGAGCTACGGCACCCTCCAGCAGCAGCTCCGCGACATCTACACGGTCGACGGCAAGATCTACGGCATCCCGCGCACCGGCTACTCGATGGGCCTGATCTACAACCGCGCGCTCTTCCAGAAGGCCGGCCTCGACCCCGACAAGCCCCCGACGACCTGGGACGAGGTCCGCGCCGCCGCCAAGAAGATCGCCGCGCTGGGCGACGGCACCGTCGGCTACGCCGACTACAGCGCCCAGAACCAGGGCGGCTGGCACTTCACCGCCGAGCTCTACTCGCAGGGCGGGAACGTCGTCAGCTCCGACGGAAAGAAGGCCACCGTCGACACCCCCGAGGGCCACGCCGTCCTGCAGAACCTGCACGACATGCGCTGGAACGACGACTCCATGGGCAGCAAGCAGCTCCTTGTCATCAACGACGTCCAGCAGATGATGGGTTCGGGCAAGCTCGGGATGTATCTCTCCGCGCCCGACAACATCCCGATCCTGGTCAAGGAGAAGGGCGGCGACTACAAGGACCTCGCCCTCGCCCCCATGCCCGGCGGCAAGGGCACGCTCATCGGCGGCGACGGCTATATGTTCAACAAGAAGGCCACCCCCGAGCAGATCAAGGCCGGGCTGAAGTGGCTCGACCACATGTTCCTCACCCCCGGCAAGGGCTTCCTCGGCGACTACGCCCGCGCCAAGAAGACCGACTCCCCGGTCGGCCTTCCCGAACCGCGGCTGTTCACCGGCGCCGCCGACGCCGAGGACCAGAAGGTCAAGCAGGCCAACGCGAACGTCCCGGTGGAGAACTACCAGGCGTTCCTCGACGGCAACCAGCAGCTCGAGCTGAAGATCGAGCCGCCGCACGCCCAGCAGATCTACTCCGTCCTCGACGGCGTGGTCTCCGCGGTCCTCACCAAGAAGGACGGCGACATCGACCAGTTGCTCAAGGACGCCTCGGGCAAGATCGACGGCATCCTCGCCCGGGGCTGA
- a CDS encoding ABC transporter permease codes for MSASLPAAGRSPVRRLAGLLHRRPRLRLSLLLTAPLLWLGVLYLGSLGVLFVSAFWTTDTFTSQVVRVWSTDNFHELLTTPVFRQVILRSLGVALSVTLLCAVIAFPLAFFTARVARPRWRPLLVVAILTPLWASYLVKVYAWRLILSQGGLADWMLEPFGLSGPGFGLPAAIITLTYLWLPYMILPIHTALEQMPAGLLDASADLGARPGRTFRTVVLPMVLPSVAAGSVFTFSLSLGDYITVQIVGGKTQLIGNLVYSNIELNLPMAAALGTVPVVVIVLYLLAMRRTGALSSL; via the coding sequence ATGAGCGCCTCCCTGCCTGCCGCCGGACGGTCTCCCGTCCGGCGGCTCGCCGGGCTGCTGCACCGCCGACCGCGGCTGCGGCTGTCCCTGCTGCTGACCGCCCCCCTGCTGTGGCTGGGCGTGCTCTATCTCGGCTCGCTGGGCGTCCTGTTCGTCTCCGCGTTCTGGACGACGGACACCTTCACCTCCCAGGTGGTGCGGGTCTGGTCCACGGACAACTTCCATGAGCTGCTGACGACGCCGGTCTTCCGGCAGGTGATCCTGCGCAGCCTCGGCGTGGCCCTCTCCGTGACCCTGCTGTGCGCCGTGATCGCCTTCCCGCTGGCCTTCTTCACCGCGCGGGTGGCCCGGCCCCGCTGGCGTCCCCTGCTGGTGGTCGCGATCCTCACCCCGCTGTGGGCGAGCTACCTGGTGAAGGTGTACGCATGGCGGCTCATCCTGTCCCAGGGCGGGCTCGCGGACTGGATGCTGGAGCCGTTCGGCCTGAGCGGCCCCGGGTTCGGACTGCCGGCCGCGATCATCACCCTGACGTACCTCTGGCTGCCGTACATGATCCTGCCGATCCACACGGCCCTGGAGCAGATGCCGGCCGGCCTTCTCGACGCGTCCGCCGACCTGGGGGCGCGCCCCGGCCGCACCTTCCGCACGGTCGTCCTGCCGATGGTGCTGCCGTCGGTCGCCGCCGGTTCGGTCTTCACCTTCTCGCTCAGCCTCGGTGACTACATCACCGTGCAGATCGTCGGCGGCAAGACCCAGCTGATCGGCAACCTGGTCTACTCCAACATCGAACTCAACCTGCCCATGGCCGCCGCGCTGGGCACGGTTCCGGTGGTGGTCATCGTGCTGTACCTGCTGGCGATGCGCCGCACCGGCGCGCTCAGCAGCCTCTAG
- a CDS encoding MmyB family transcriptional regulator — MAHQAGGQRPQPRPVPESPEARAYLQDYAALLEAAPYPSLVFDHRWDVVLTNTAFEALFGRVAPHPTAMPGDNFLRFVLFHPDASTVLGDHESSWCLPMLAHFSAAVERHGHDHGLQAIRRDIAQDPIMDAAYRHGLPHWIRAVGRHALEHDGAVRPLLHPDPRWGADCRLVGETPRTLQDMGYARLTLVLREARPQAPAPRPARPARRAAGHLRVVPAPQG, encoded by the coding sequence ATGGCACATCAGGCAGGAGGGCAGCGGCCGCAGCCGCGACCCGTCCCCGAGAGTCCGGAAGCGCGGGCGTATCTGCAGGACTACGCCGCGCTGTTGGAAGCCGCCCCCTATCCGTCCCTGGTCTTCGACCACCGCTGGGACGTCGTCCTCACCAACACCGCGTTCGAGGCGCTCTTCGGCCGGGTCGCACCGCATCCGACGGCCATGCCGGGAGACAACTTCCTGCGTTTCGTGCTGTTCCACCCGGACGCGTCGACGGTCCTCGGCGACCATGAGTCGAGCTGGTGCCTGCCGATGCTGGCACACTTCTCCGCGGCGGTGGAACGGCACGGTCACGACCATGGACTGCAGGCCATCCGCCGGGACATCGCTCAGGATCCGATCATGGACGCCGCCTACCGGCACGGACTGCCGCACTGGATCCGTGCGGTCGGACGGCACGCCCTGGAGCACGACGGGGCGGTGCGGCCGCTGCTGCATCCCGACCCGCGCTGGGGCGCCGACTGCCGGCTGGTGGGGGAGACTCCCAGGACGCTCCAGGACATGGGGTATGCGCGGCTGACCCTGGTGCTGCGCGAAGCGCGGCCCCAGGCACCCGCCCCGCGCCCGGCCCGCCCGGCCCGACGTGCGGCGGGCCATCTCCGGGTGGTGCCCGCACCGCAGGGCTGA
- a CDS encoding ABC transporter substrate-binding protein codes for MRLTRTLQSAAAVAALLAISACGSSDSGGSSASPGGNGFNPPDLKAQTELGKTEGQVNLVNWAGYVEDGSNDPKVDWVSDFQKQTGCKVNSKVAASSDEMVKLMKTGEYDAVSASGDASLRLIASGDAAPVNTDLVPNYKNVFDDLKLQPWNSIKGTAYGIPHGRGANLLMYNTKKVKPAPTSWSAVFDDAASYKGHVTAYDSPIYIADAALYLKNTKPELKITDPYALDQKQFDAAVDLLKKQNVNVGEYWSDYLKEISAFKSGDSVVGTTWQVIANIAESEGAKIKAFLPDEGATGWSDTWMLSAKAKHPNCAYKWMDWIISPKANAQVAEYFGEAPANSEACAETSEKGFCDTYHAGEAEYWKKVAFWRTPIEQCLDGRTDVKCVPYTKWVQAWTEIKG; via the coding sequence GTGCGTCTCACCCGAACCCTCCAGTCCGCCGCGGCCGTGGCGGCGCTGCTCGCGATTTCCGCCTGCGGCTCGTCCGACTCGGGCGGCTCGTCCGCGTCCCCCGGCGGCAACGGCTTCAACCCGCCGGACCTCAAGGCGCAGACCGAGCTGGGCAAGACCGAGGGCCAGGTCAACCTCGTCAACTGGGCGGGCTATGTGGAGGACGGCTCCAACGACCCCAAGGTCGACTGGGTCAGCGACTTCCAGAAGCAGACCGGCTGCAAGGTCAACTCGAAGGTCGCGGCCAGCTCCGACGAGATGGTCAAGCTGATGAAGACGGGTGAGTACGACGCCGTCTCCGCCTCCGGCGACGCCTCCCTGCGCCTCATCGCCTCCGGTGACGCGGCCCCGGTCAACACCGACCTGGTGCCCAACTACAAGAACGTCTTCGACGACCTGAAGCTCCAGCCGTGGAACTCCATCAAGGGCACGGCCTACGGCATCCCGCACGGCCGCGGCGCCAACCTGCTGATGTACAACACCAAGAAGGTCAAGCCCGCGCCGACCTCCTGGTCCGCCGTCTTCGACGACGCGGCCTCCTACAAGGGCCATGTCACCGCGTACGACTCCCCGATCTACATCGCCGACGCGGCGCTCTACCTGAAGAACACCAAGCCCGAGCTGAAGATCACGGACCCCTACGCGCTCGACCAGAAGCAGTTCGACGCGGCGGTCGACCTGCTGAAGAAGCAGAACGTGAACGTCGGCGAGTACTGGAGCGACTACCTCAAGGAGATCTCCGCCTTCAAGAGCGGTGACTCCGTCGTCGGCACCACCTGGCAGGTCATCGCCAACATCGCGGAGAGCGAGGGCGCCAAGATCAAGGCCTTCCTCCCCGACGAGGGCGCCACCGGCTGGTCCGACACCTGGATGCTGTCCGCCAAGGCCAAGCACCCCAACTGCGCCTACAAGTGGATGGACTGGATCATCTCGCCGAAGGCCAACGCCCAGGTCGCCGAGTACTTCGGCGAGGCCCCGGCCAACTCCGAGGCGTGCGCCGAGACCAGCGAGAAGGGCTTCTGCGACACGTACCACGCCGGTGAGGCGGAGTACTGGAAGAAGGTCGCCTTCTGGCGTACGCCCATCGAGCAGTGCCTCGACGGCCGTACCGACGTCAAGTGCGTGCCCTACACCAAGTGGGTCCAGGCCTGGACCGAGATCAAGGGCTGA
- a CDS encoding carbohydrate ABC transporter permease — MTEAAARPIETAAEGPDRAPSPVAGRGRRRLTDQLRAYAFLLGGLLCFALFSWYPAIRAVVIAFQKYTPGSAPEWVGTANFTRVLHDPEFGAAWRNTLLFTLFALLIGFAVPFVLALVLNELRHAKAFFRVVVYLPVMIPPVVSALLWKWFYDPGAGLANEALRLLHLPTSNWTNGADTALVSLVLVATWANMGGTVLIYLAALQGIPGELYEAAELDGAGLLQRIRHVTIPQTRFVVLMLMLLQIIATMQVFTEPFVITGGGPENATVTILYLIYKYAFLYNDFGGACALSVMLLVLLSAFSALYLRLTRTAGEDS, encoded by the coding sequence ATGACCGAGGCCGCGGCCCGGCCGATCGAGACGGCCGCCGAGGGTCCCGACCGCGCGCCCTCCCCGGTGGCGGGCCGGGGACGGCGCCGCCTCACCGACCAGCTGCGCGCCTACGCCTTCCTGCTCGGCGGGCTGCTCTGCTTCGCCCTGTTCTCCTGGTACCCGGCGATCCGCGCCGTCGTGATCGCCTTCCAGAAATACACACCCGGTTCCGCGCCCGAATGGGTCGGCACCGCCAACTTCACCCGGGTGCTGCACGACCCCGAGTTCGGCGCGGCCTGGCGCAACACCCTGCTCTTCACCCTGTTCGCGCTGCTCATCGGCTTCGCCGTGCCCTTCGTACTGGCCCTGGTCCTCAATGAACTCCGGCACGCCAAGGCGTTCTTCCGGGTCGTGGTCTATCTGCCGGTGATGATCCCGCCGGTGGTGAGCGCACTGCTCTGGAAGTGGTTCTACGACCCCGGCGCCGGCCTCGCCAACGAGGCGCTGCGCCTGCTGCACCTGCCCACCTCGAACTGGACCAACGGCGCCGACACCGCTCTGGTCTCCCTGGTCCTGGTCGCCACCTGGGCCAACATGGGCGGAACGGTCCTCATCTATCTGGCCGCCCTCCAGGGCATCCCGGGGGAACTCTACGAGGCCGCCGAGCTCGACGGCGCCGGTCTGCTCCAGCGCATCCGTCATGTGACGATCCCGCAGACCCGCTTCGTCGTGCTGATGTTGATGCTGCTTCAGATCATCGCCACCATGCAGGTGTTCACCGAGCCCTTTGTGATCACCGGCGGCGGCCCCGAGAACGCCACCGTCACCATCCTCTACCTGATCTACAAATACGCCTTCCTCTACAACGACTTCGGCGGCGCCTGCGCCCTGAGCGTGATGCTCCTGGTGCTGCTCAGCGCCTTCTCCGCGCTCTATCTGCGCCTGACCCGCACCGCGGGGGAGGACTCATGA
- a CDS encoding ABC transporter ATP-binding protein, which yields MKGSAIRLRGLRKEFGGTTAVAGVDLDISDGEFFSMLGPSGSGKTTVLRMIAGFESPSSGTVELGGQDVTGLAPFERDVHTVFQDYALFPHMTVEQNVAYGLKVRKVAKVERLSRAREALAGVRLESFGKRRPAQLSGGQRQRVALARALVGRPRLLLLDEPLGALDLKLREQMQVELKALQREVGITFVFVTHDQEEALTMSDRIAVFNQGRIEQVGTPAEIYERPATAFVASFVGTSNLLQGEAAQRVVGAWGTYSIRPEKIRVLKESALADEPEHSTADGTVAEVVYLGDATRFLVDLDAGGRLTALQQNLDTSSEDVAAYRGTRVRLQWHRRHAVQVPETS from the coding sequence ATGAAGGGAAGCGCGATCCGGCTGCGGGGTCTGCGGAAGGAGTTCGGTGGCACCACCGCAGTGGCGGGCGTCGACCTGGACATATCCGACGGGGAGTTCTTCTCGATGCTGGGCCCCTCCGGCTCCGGCAAGACCACCGTCCTGCGGATGATCGCGGGCTTCGAGAGCCCCAGCTCGGGAACGGTCGAGCTGGGCGGCCAGGACGTCACCGGCCTCGCGCCCTTCGAGCGCGATGTGCACACGGTCTTCCAGGACTACGCGCTCTTCCCGCACATGACCGTCGAGCAGAACGTCGCCTACGGCCTCAAGGTGCGCAAGGTGGCCAAGGTGGAGCGACTGAGCCGGGCCCGCGAGGCACTCGCCGGCGTACGCCTGGAGAGCTTCGGCAAGCGACGGCCCGCCCAGCTCTCCGGCGGTCAGCGGCAGCGGGTCGCGCTCGCCCGCGCCCTCGTCGGCCGCCCCCGGCTGCTGCTGCTCGACGAGCCGCTCGGCGCCCTCGACCTCAAGCTGCGCGAGCAGATGCAGGTCGAACTCAAGGCGCTCCAGCGGGAGGTCGGGATCACCTTCGTGTTCGTCACCCACGACCAGGAGGAGGCCCTGACGATGAGCGACCGCATCGCCGTCTTCAACCAGGGCCGCATCGAACAGGTCGGCACCCCCGCCGAGATCTACGAACGCCCCGCGACCGCGTTCGTCGCCTCCTTCGTGGGCACCTCCAACCTGCTCCAGGGCGAGGCGGCGCAGCGGGTGGTGGGGGCATGGGGCACCTACAGCATCAGGCCCGAGAAGATCCGGGTCCTCAAGGAGTCCGCCCTCGCGGACGAGCCGGAGCACTCCACCGCCGACGGCACCGTCGCCGAAGTGGTCTATCTGGGAGACGCCACCCGTTTCCTGGTGGACCTCGACGCGGGCGGCCGCCTCACCGCCCTCCAGCAGAACCTCGACACCTCCTCGGAGGACGTCGCCGCCTACCGGGGCACCCGGGTGCGCCTGCAGTGGCATCGCCGCCACGCGGTCCAGGTGCCCGAAACGAGCTGA
- a CDS encoding FadR/GntR family transcriptional regulator, with amino-acid sequence MVAVKHNRGAGARTAVFTPVDTRARVETVVRRIGDAIELGLLADGEQLPGESVLAGQLGVSTVTLREALMALRQQGLVTTRRGRGGGSFVSLPDDPSEERILARLADWSTEELRDLGDHWAAISGAAARLAAQRTEPDDLQPLRRTLEEFAAARGASARSRIHGRFQVELAAAAQSARLTREQVALQTEVGALLCLVLGDDTRRHKLTDRYRTVISAVQDGAHDVAGELAERCVRDMTARLIAVRLTL; translated from the coding sequence GTGGTGGCCGTGAAGCACAACAGAGGCGCCGGAGCCCGGACAGCGGTCTTCACTCCGGTGGACACACGGGCGCGCGTCGAGACGGTCGTCCGCCGCATCGGCGACGCCATCGAGCTCGGACTGCTCGCCGACGGCGAGCAACTCCCGGGCGAGAGCGTACTTGCTGGACAGCTGGGCGTGTCCACCGTGACCCTGCGGGAGGCGCTCATGGCGCTGCGGCAGCAGGGATTGGTCACCACCCGGCGGGGGCGCGGCGGCGGCAGCTTCGTCTCGCTGCCCGACGACCCCTCCGAGGAGCGGATCCTGGCGCGGCTGGCCGACTGGAGCACCGAGGAACTGAGGGACCTGGGCGACCACTGGGCGGCCATCTCCGGCGCCGCCGCCCGGCTCGCGGCCCAGCGCACCGAGCCGGACGACCTCCAGCCGCTGCGCCGCACCCTGGAGGAGTTCGCGGCGGCCCGGGGCGCCTCGGCGCGCAGCCGGATCCATGGACGGTTCCAGGTGGAGCTGGCCGCCGCCGCGCAGTCCGCCCGGCTCACCCGGGAGCAGGTCGCGCTGCAGACGGAGGTCGGGGCGCTGCTGTGCCTGGTCCTCGGGGACGACACCCGTCGCCACAAGCTGACGGATCGTTATCGGACCGTGATTTCCGCCGTGCAGGACGGGGCCCACGACGTGGCCGGGGAGCTGGCCGAGCGATGCGTCCGGGACATGACGGCACGGCTCATCGCGGTGCGGCTCACCCTGTAA
- a CDS encoding ABC transporter permease, giving the protein MQLSRSARIALRIAAGLGFAVIYVPLALVLVNSFNPDRSASWPPPGWTVHWWSVAWENEGARNAVWVSVKAGLGATAVALVLGTLIAFAVARHRFFGRGTVSFVVVLPIALPGIVTGIALNSAFSTVLKPLGVGLGLFTVVVGHATFCIVVVFNNVVARLRRTSGSYEEAAMDLGAHTFRAFVDVTFPMVRSALFAGGLLAFALSFDEIVVTTFTAGAGVETLPIWIFNNMTRPQQAPVVNVVAAVLVLLSVIPIYLAQRLSSDTATESRI; this is encoded by the coding sequence ATGCAACTGTCCCGCTCCGCGCGCATCGCGCTGCGCATCGCCGCCGGGCTCGGCTTCGCGGTCATCTATGTGCCGCTCGCGCTCGTGCTGGTCAACTCCTTCAACCCGGACCGCAGCGCGAGCTGGCCGCCGCCCGGGTGGACCGTGCACTGGTGGTCGGTGGCCTGGGAGAACGAAGGGGCCCGCAACGCGGTGTGGGTCTCGGTGAAGGCGGGTCTGGGCGCCACCGCGGTGGCCCTGGTGCTCGGCACGCTGATCGCCTTCGCGGTGGCCCGGCACCGCTTCTTCGGCCGGGGCACGGTCTCGTTCGTGGTGGTCCTGCCGATCGCGCTGCCCGGTATCGTCACCGGTATCGCGCTCAACTCGGCGTTCAGTACGGTCCTCAAGCCGCTCGGGGTCGGCCTCGGGCTGTTCACCGTGGTCGTCGGGCACGCCACCTTCTGCATCGTCGTCGTCTTCAACAACGTGGTCGCACGGCTGCGGCGCACCTCCGGCTCGTACGAGGAGGCGGCGATGGACCTGGGGGCCCACACCTTCCGGGCCTTTGTCGACGTGACGTTCCCGATGGTGCGCTCCGCGCTGTTCGCGGGCGGTCTGCTGGCGTTCGCGCTGTCCTTCGACGAGATCGTGGTGACCACGTTCACGGCGGGAGCGGGCGTGGAGACCCTGCCCATCTGGATCTTCAACAACATGACCCGGCCCCAGCAGGCCCCGGTCGTGAACGTGGTGGCGGCCGTGCTCGTGCTGCTCTCGGTGATCCCCATCTACCTCGCCCAGCGCCTGTCGTCGGACACGGCGACGGAGAGCCGGATCTGA
- a CDS encoding LacI family DNA-binding transcriptional regulator has protein sequence MTRRLAEVAKKVGVSQATVSRVLNNKPGVSEATRQAVLSALDVLGYERPTQLRGERARLVGLVLPELQNPIFPAFAEVIGGALAQLGLTPVLCTQTKGGVSEADYVTLLLHQQVSGVVFAGGLYAQSDAPHDHYRLLADRNIPVVLINAAIGHLGFPGVSCDDAVAVEQAWRHLASLGHERIGLVLGPNDHVPSARKLAAARAIAGEIPEEFVARAIFSIEGGHAAAAKLIDRGVTGFICASDPLALGVVRAARRRGLDVPSQISVVGYDDSALMNCTEPPLTTVRQPIESMGKAAVELLHAQIGGSSVPADELLFEPELVVRGSTAQAPRL, from the coding sequence ATGACGCGTCGACTTGCTGAGGTTGCCAAGAAGGTCGGAGTCAGCCAGGCCACGGTGAGCCGGGTGCTCAACAACAAACCCGGCGTCTCCGAGGCCACACGGCAGGCCGTGCTGTCCGCGCTCGACGTCCTCGGGTACGAGCGGCCCACCCAGCTGCGCGGTGAGCGCGCCCGGCTGGTGGGCCTCGTGCTGCCGGAGCTCCAGAACCCCATCTTCCCGGCCTTCGCGGAGGTCATCGGCGGTGCCCTGGCCCAGCTCGGGCTGACCCCGGTGCTGTGCACCCAGACCAAGGGCGGGGTCTCCGAAGCCGACTATGTGACGCTGCTGCTGCACCAGCAGGTCTCCGGCGTCGTCTTCGCCGGCGGACTCTACGCGCAGTCCGACGCCCCGCACGACCACTACCGGCTGCTCGCCGACCGGAACATCCCGGTCGTCCTGATCAACGCGGCCATAGGGCACCTCGGCTTCCCCGGGGTCTCCTGCGACGACGCGGTGGCGGTGGAACAGGCCTGGCGGCATCTGGCCTCGCTGGGCCACGAGCGGATCGGACTGGTGCTGGGGCCGAACGACCATGTGCCCTCGGCGCGCAAGCTGGCCGCGGCGCGGGCGATCGCCGGGGAGATCCCGGAGGAGTTCGTCGCCCGGGCCATCTTCTCGATCGAGGGCGGGCACGCGGCCGCCGCCAAGCTCATCGACCGGGGGGTCACCGGATTCATCTGCGCCAGCGATCCGCTCGCGCTGGGCGTGGTGCGGGCCGCACGCCGCAGGGGACTCGACGTCCCGTCGCAGATCTCCGTGGTGGGCTATGACGACTCCGCGCTGATGAACTGCACGGAACCGCCCCTCACCACCGTCCGGCAGCCCATCGAGTCCATGGGCAAGGCCGCCGTCGAACTGCTGCACGCCCAGATCGGTGGCAGCTCCGTACCGGCCGACGAGCTGCTGTTCGAGCCCGAACTGGTGGTACGGGGATCGACCGCGCAAGCGCCTCGTCTCTGA